The Acetomicrobium flavidum genome window below encodes:
- the surE gene encoding 5'/3'-nucleotidase SurE produces the protein MRILVTNDDGVLSPGIITLATFLKKEGHEVLVVAPERQHSSVGHAITLHRPLRLWQVSNGPYPVGVTVYACNGTPSDSVVLGLEELDPSVELVCSGINIGPNLGDDLTYSGTVSAAMEGVVLGRPSIAFSLDCEDETSAHFEAAGVVAAKLVRWIEGHPLEKGLLLNVNVPNKETGMLAGFKVTKKGLRIYEGKVTKLRDPHGRVFYWIAGKPTDQLIEGTDVWAVANGYVSITPVHLDMTHYPSLRKLKNEGLEEVRL, from the coding sequence ATGAGGATATTGGTGACTAATGACGACGGCGTCCTTTCTCCCGGCATAATTACCTTGGCTACCTTCCTAAAGAAAGAAGGACATGAGGTGTTGGTCGTGGCTCCCGAAAGACAGCATAGCAGCGTAGGACACGCAATAACACTTCATCGTCCCTTGAGGCTATGGCAAGTCAGTAACGGGCCTTATCCGGTCGGGGTAACGGTCTATGCCTGTAACGGCACGCCTTCAGATAGCGTTGTCCTGGGCCTTGAGGAGTTAGATCCCTCCGTTGAACTGGTATGTTCCGGCATAAATATAGGTCCAAACTTAGGTGATGACCTAACCTATTCAGGGACGGTTTCGGCAGCAATGGAGGGAGTTGTGCTTGGACGTCCGTCGATAGCCTTTTCCTTGGACTGCGAAGATGAGACGAGCGCACACTTTGAAGCTGCAGGCGTCGTTGCGGCCAAGTTGGTGAGATGGATCGAGGGTCATCCGTTGGAGAAAGGGTTGCTTTTGAACGTAAACGTCCCAAACAAGGAGACGGGTATGCTAGCAGGTTTTAAAGTTACTAAGAAGGGCCTAAGGATATACGAGGGCAAAGTCACAAAGTTGCGGGACCCTCACGGAAGGGTGTTTTATTGGATAGCAGGAAAACCGACAGATCAGCTTATTGAGGGCACCGACGTCTGGGCGGTGGCCAATGGCTACGTATCGATAACGCCGGTACATTTGGATATGACCCATTATCCTTCTTTAAGAAAGTTAAAAAATGAAGGTTTAGAGGAAGTGAGGCTGTAA
- a CDS encoding L-lactate permease: protein MPAADLAPWCGFFIALAGIFCGMFAVHAYGGMKALRQGLVPTLVVSFSMSIALWFIAQWEPTLATFLSGIVGMLVTALLARAKVFNTEEAINASFSSTVLSNTPNPNPGAKGKVVTKKLPFNLAFAPYYSLIVIVLLVKFIPGVEDWLKGLLVLKLKFGEYSTGLGWVTPAGSSTSVGIFSHAGAFLVYASIVGMLIYRAKGVWKPGMFKAVLSKVVKGGVSSSIATTSMVLMAFMMVESGMTYTLAKGVANAFGSIYPIFIPLVGVLGAFMTGSNTNSNVMFGAFQVQIAKILGISTLISAAAQTAGGSIGSMLAPSKVIVGTSTVGLTGREGEVIGKTLKYCVTLALILGVIAWCMLFILYKHVY, encoded by the coding sequence TTGCCGGCAGCCGATCTTGCGCCTTGGTGTGGATTTTTCATAGCCCTTGCTGGTATCTTTTGCGGAATGTTTGCGGTACATGCTTACGGAGGCATGAAGGCCTTACGGCAAGGGCTTGTGCCGACCCTCGTAGTTTCCTTTAGCATGTCGATCGCCCTGTGGTTCATTGCGCAATGGGAGCCCACCTTGGCCACGTTTTTATCGGGAATCGTCGGGATGCTTGTAACAGCCCTTTTAGCTAGGGCAAAGGTCTTCAATACAGAGGAGGCCATAAATGCTTCATTCTCGTCTACTGTTTTATCTAACACTCCTAACCCAAACCCTGGGGCAAAGGGCAAGGTCGTTACTAAAAAGCTACCCTTTAATTTGGCCTTCGCTCCCTATTACTCTTTGATAGTCATAGTGTTGTTGGTAAAGTTCATACCGGGCGTTGAGGATTGGCTAAAGGGGTTACTTGTGCTCAAGCTCAAGTTTGGCGAGTACTCAACAGGCCTGGGATGGGTTACTCCTGCCGGGTCATCTACGAGCGTGGGCATCTTTTCTCATGCCGGCGCATTTCTTGTGTATGCTTCCATTGTGGGCATGTTGATCTATCGCGCAAAGGGAGTATGGAAGCCAGGAATGTTTAAGGCAGTCTTATCCAAGGTAGTAAAAGGAGGAGTTAGCTCCAGCATCGCCACCACGTCCATGGTTTTGATGGCCTTCATGATGGTCGAATCCGGCATGACCTACACCCTGGCAAAGGGCGTGGCCAATGCCTTCGGATCGATATATCCAATTTTTATCCCCCTCGTAGGAGTGCTTGGGGCCTTTATGACCGGCAGCAATACCAACTCTAACGTCATGTTTGGGGCTTTCCAGGTTCAAATAGCCAAGATACTCGGCATAAGCACATTGATAAGCGCTGCCGCTCAAACTGCAGGTGGCTCCATTGGAAGCATGCTGGCGCCGTCAAAGGTCATAGTCGGTACTTCGACCGTTGGCCTGACCGGACGCGAGGGAGAGGTCATAGGCAAGACATTGAAATATTGCGTCACCTTGGCGCTCATTTTGGGCGTCATAGCATGGTGCATGCTTTTCATACTGTATAAGCACGTTTATTAA
- a CDS encoding CBS domain-containing protein, translated as MKVITTHIGADFDSLASMVAATKLYPGAVACFSGSASRNVRDFLKRYPSRYNVLTPRKVKMDEVTTLIVVDTRSISRIGPFASLVGKKDVVIHVYDHHPGTVLDELPASYSRIETLGACTTLLVEVILEKGIAISPHEATLFAMGIYEDSGALTFGGTCRKDYETIATLKELGADLTQIPIFVEQSLTPAERQLLNDLIDNSWERYINGAKVVLSALNASRYVEGLSLFVHRLRDYFDADVAVAAVSMGQKTYIVARSREEILNVADFLAWWGGGGHPQAAAVTLERIDPYALIKDIEKKLAHDIRPLLTVSSVMTSPVMAIAPELQVDEAYKLMIRYGHSGLPIVQDGNLIGIITRKDLDKAHLHGFGGAQVREFMTEGVITVHPDASISEAHRLMVFHNIGRLPVKENGSLVGIVTRTDMLRALYPISIPVEERSLGSVLPWTEDVSQLMAQRLSPWITQTLRRLGRRAEEMSLKAYVVGGFVRDLLLGKENQDLDIVIEGDALAFIKSWETDGCKVAVHERYKTGTIVFPGDKKVDVATARREFYEYPVALPKVAGDSLKHDLYRRDFTVNSMAISINRTSWGTLIDYFGGRRDLQSRQLRVLHNLSFVEDPTRVLRGLRLKQRLGFEFEDNTFRLIKSAVKGGLLGLLSGTRVKNELKLIFMEEKVYPIVLEMVRLNIFEALFSGIKVDRNCIRIVRRLSFFLRRLRYDLPDIEEDVWLAFLAAVIFSSADWVQHATLDKLHLSKSNREIVEKALDDLGTAENAIGGKGMRSYEEIYLFLRDAPYVTALFWAAATQQWRVRRRILLYLTRLHRVNPILMGRDLVELGYPKGPLIGKILEELLLARLRGEVETREDEIKWVKSNYPLYVLKKG; from the coding sequence TTGAAGGTAATTACTACTCATATCGGGGCCGACTTCGACTCTCTTGCCAGCATGGTTGCCGCCACTAAGCTGTATCCTGGGGCTGTCGCGTGTTTTTCAGGTTCGGCCTCAAGGAACGTTAGGGATTTTCTGAAACGATACCCGAGCAGATATAACGTGTTGACGCCACGCAAGGTTAAGATGGACGAAGTCACGACATTGATAGTCGTGGATACACGTTCTATTTCGCGCATAGGTCCCTTTGCCTCTCTTGTAGGCAAAAAGGACGTAGTTATTCACGTCTATGACCATCATCCGGGGACCGTGCTCGACGAACTGCCCGCTTCCTACAGCAGAATAGAGACGCTTGGGGCATGTACCACATTGCTCGTCGAGGTTATCCTCGAGAAAGGCATAGCCATTTCTCCACACGAAGCGACGCTATTTGCCATGGGCATATACGAGGATTCCGGAGCCCTTACCTTTGGGGGTACCTGCAGAAAGGATTACGAGACCATCGCAACATTGAAGGAATTGGGAGCGGACCTTACGCAGATTCCCATATTTGTCGAGCAATCACTCACTCCCGCGGAAAGGCAGCTCTTGAACGATCTCATAGACAATTCATGGGAGAGGTACATCAACGGAGCTAAAGTGGTGCTGTCGGCATTGAATGCAAGCCGATACGTTGAAGGTTTATCGCTTTTTGTACATCGCTTGCGCGATTACTTCGATGCGGACGTGGCTGTGGCCGCAGTTTCAATGGGTCAAAAGACTTACATCGTGGCAAGGAGCAGAGAAGAGATACTGAACGTGGCGGATTTTTTGGCATGGTGGGGTGGAGGCGGACACCCTCAGGCTGCAGCTGTAACGCTTGAACGTATAGATCCTTACGCTTTGATCAAGGATATTGAGAAAAAGCTGGCCCACGATATAAGACCACTGCTGACCGTATCAAGCGTCATGACAAGCCCCGTCATGGCCATAGCCCCAGAGCTTCAAGTTGACGAGGCCTATAAACTCATGATTCGTTATGGACATTCGGGGCTACCCATTGTCCAGGATGGCAACTTGATTGGCATCATAACCCGAAAAGATTTGGACAAGGCTCACCTTCACGGATTTGGAGGTGCCCAGGTGCGGGAGTTTATGACTGAGGGAGTCATTACAGTGCATCCCGATGCTTCGATCTCAGAAGCTCACAGATTGATGGTCTTTCACAACATAGGACGCCTGCCGGTCAAGGAAAATGGCTCACTCGTTGGCATCGTGACCAGGACCGATATGCTTAGGGCTCTTTATCCCATATCCATCCCCGTCGAGGAGAGATCCTTGGGGAGCGTACTGCCTTGGACGGAAGATGTATCGCAGCTTATGGCGCAAAGGCTTTCTCCGTGGATAACACAAACCCTCAGGCGTTTGGGCAGGAGAGCCGAGGAGATGTCTCTTAAGGCATACGTTGTCGGCGGTTTCGTCAGGGACTTGCTTTTGGGGAAGGAAAATCAAGACCTTGACATAGTGATCGAAGGTGACGCTTTAGCTTTCATCAAGTCATGGGAAACTGACGGTTGCAAGGTGGCCGTACATGAGCGCTACAAGACGGGTACGATAGTATTTCCGGGCGACAAGAAGGTTGACGTGGCCACGGCGAGGAGGGAGTTTTACGAGTATCCCGTTGCCCTTCCCAAAGTTGCGGGAGACAGTCTCAAGCATGACCTTTATAGGAGGGACTTCACCGTAAACTCAATGGCCATATCCATAAACAGGACGTCATGGGGTACTTTGATCGACTACTTTGGCGGACGACGTGACCTCCAAAGCAGACAACTGCGCGTTTTACACAATCTGAGCTTCGTGGAAGATCCTACCAGGGTATTGAGGGGGCTTCGTCTCAAACAAAGGCTTGGTTTTGAGTTCGAGGACAACACCTTCAGATTGATCAAAAGCGCCGTTAAAGGCGGATTGCTTGGACTTCTTTCCGGCACTCGGGTTAAAAACGAGCTAAAGTTAATCTTTATGGAAGAAAAAGTTTATCCAATAGTACTTGAGATGGTGCGTTTAAACATATTCGAGGCGTTATTTTCGGGGATCAAGGTCGACCGAAATTGCATCAGGATAGTTCGAAGGTTGTCGTTTTTTTTAAGGCGGCTTCGCTATGATCTGCCAGATATAGAAGAAGATGTTTGGCTTGCTTTTTTGGCAGCCGTAATTTTTTCGTCGGCCGATTGGGTGCAACACGCTACCTTGGATAAGCTTCATTTGTCCAAATCAAACAGGGAGATCGTAGAAAAGGCCTTGGATGATCTTGGCACAGCAGAAAACGCCATTGGCGGAAAGGGCATGAGAAGCTACGAGGAGATTTACCTGTTTTTGCGGGACGCTCCTTACGTGACTGCCCTTTTTTGGGCTGCCGCTACGCAGCAGTGGCGCGTAAGAAGGAGGATATTGCTTTATTTGACGAGGCTGCACAGGGTCAATCCTATACTAATGGGGAGGGATCTGGTAGAGTTAGGCTACCCGAAGGGTCCCTTGATCGGGAAAATACTGGAGGAATTGCTGCTGGCTCGTCTTAGAGGTGAAGTCGAGACGAGGGAGGACGAGATCAAGTGGGTAAAAAGCAATTACCCTCTTTATGTTTTGAAGAAAGGATAG
- a CDS encoding site-2 protease family protein, which yields MGFPSWADILLSLPAVLWAITFHEFCHGYVAYKLGDDTPLKSGRLTLNPLAHLDPIGALMLLIFRFGWAKPVPISTRNFKNPRRDLVLVSLAGAAGNLITAIVCALIVRFFPSVFLTNFALSRFALLMIMINVGLAVFNLIPIPPLDGSRILYVILPPKAMNAYFFLERYGMLIILLLVLLGVIQVIMTPVIMAIFQIML from the coding sequence ATGGGATTTCCAAGTTGGGCAGATATACTACTGAGCTTGCCGGCCGTGCTTTGGGCTATTACATTTCATGAGTTTTGCCACGGTTACGTGGCTTACAAGCTGGGAGACGATACTCCCTTGAAATCAGGACGGCTTACGCTCAATCCACTTGCGCACCTGGATCCGATTGGGGCGTTGATGCTTTTGATATTCAGGTTCGGATGGGCAAAGCCCGTGCCGATTAGCACTAGAAATTTCAAGAACCCGCGGAGAGACCTTGTCTTGGTGTCCCTTGCAGGGGCAGCGGGCAACCTTATTACGGCCATAGTCTGTGCGCTAATTGTGAGGTTTTTTCCTTCCGTGTTCTTGACGAACTTCGCTCTTTCGAGGTTCGCGTTACTCATGATCATGATAAACGTTGGTTTGGCGGTATTTAACCTCATACCCATACCACCCCTGGACGGTTCCAGGATCCTTTATGTCATCTTGCCACCTAAGGCCATGAATGCATATTTTTTCTTGGAGCGGTACGGCATGTTGATAATACTCCTTTTGGTTTTGTTGGGAGTCATCCAGGTTATCATGACGCCTGTGATCATGGCCATATTTCAGATCATGCTATAA
- a CDS encoding cysteine hydrolase family protein, with protein sequence MGKTAFLIVDMQNDFCLPGAPFEVKGAMGVARNIRRALEACRQHKLPVVHVFRYYRPDGSDVEITRYDKFMQVGGALIEGTKGGEIVEELKPLAGEYLVCKRRWSAFFQTELDSLLKRLGVDQVVVTGVQTPNCIRGTVWDANSLDYEVIVLVDGTGANMQEVHEANLTDMKNIGAKLMTVDEFVKSLPNPPKDGLIEKIRRDLEERKKGSL encoded by the coding sequence ATGGGTAAAACGGCCTTTTTGATCGTCGATATGCAAAACGATTTTTGTCTGCCCGGGGCGCCCTTCGAGGTGAAAGGAGCCATGGGGGTGGCAAGGAACATACGAAGGGCTTTGGAGGCCTGTCGTCAGCACAAACTGCCTGTAGTGCATGTGTTTCGTTATTACAGGCCGGACGGAAGCGATGTTGAGATAACGAGATACGATAAATTTATGCAGGTAGGCGGCGCTTTAATTGAAGGTACAAAGGGGGGAGAGATCGTCGAAGAACTCAAGCCCCTGGCAGGCGAATATTTAGTTTGCAAGAGGCGGTGGAGCGCTTTCTTTCAGACGGAACTGGACAGCTTGCTTAAACGGCTTGGCGTGGATCAAGTGGTGGTAACGGGCGTTCAAACGCCCAACTGCATAAGAGGTACGGTTTGGGATGCCAACTCGCTTGACTACGAGGTAATCGTGCTCGTCGACGGAACGGGGGCCAATATGCAAGAGGTCCACGAGGCAAACTTAACCGATATGAAAAACATCGGTGCTAAACTGATGACCGTGGATGAATTCGTCAAAAGCCTGCCAAATCCGCCGAAAGATGGGCTTATAGAAAAGATTAGGAGAGATCTGGAGGAGCGGAAAAAGGGTAGCTTGTAA
- a CDS encoding class I SAM-dependent methyltransferase gives MPDIFDDQMANEYDSWYKTPKGRLVDKIEKEVMYEFLKPQPGMEILDIGCGTGNLSLELARLGARVTGVDISELMLAIARQKALREKLDVKFYKADVHDLPFDDETFDAVVSLSALEFVSDLSEALKEAYRVLKHGGRLVIGIIGGNSVWSRYYEAKAKKDPKSVFRFAHFPTLDELVSAMPGEGVRGKAVLFVPPDFDFERVNEALMLEEEARRQGRKDGGFVCALSYKPKKELSENG, from the coding sequence TTGCCCGATATCTTTGACGATCAAATGGCAAACGAGTACGACTCTTGGTATAAAACGCCAAAGGGTAGACTGGTAGACAAGATCGAAAAGGAGGTGATGTACGAGTTTTTAAAGCCACAGCCCGGTATGGAAATACTGGATATAGGATGCGGGACCGGGAACTTATCGCTTGAGCTGGCACGGCTTGGGGCAAGGGTTACAGGTGTAGATATATCCGAGCTCATGCTTGCCATAGCGCGCCAAAAGGCATTGCGAGAAAAGCTCGATGTTAAATTTTATAAGGCTGACGTCCATGATTTGCCCTTCGATGACGAGACCTTCGATGCGGTTGTGTCTTTGTCCGCCTTGGAGTTTGTGTCCGATCTAAGCGAAGCCCTTAAAGAGGCTTATCGTGTGCTGAAACATGGCGGACGTTTGGTGATAGGTATCATAGGCGGAAACAGCGTCTGGAGCAGATACTACGAGGCGAAGGCAAAGAAGGACCCCAAAAGCGTCTTCCGTTTCGCCCATTTTCCCACATTAGACGAACTTGTGTCTGCTATGCCAGGAGAGGGAGTGCGGGGCAAGGCTGTCTTATTTGTGCCACCCGATTTTGACTTTGAAAGGGTAAATGAAGCTTTGATGTTGGAGGAGGAAGCACGTAGACAGGGAAGGAAGGACGGAGGATTCGTCTGCGCCCTATCTTATAAGCCTAAAAAGGAGTTGAGTGAAAATGGGTAA
- a CDS encoding RtcB family protein: MALKQLDHVRWLLDKDFKAGMRVTGLIYGDSYIIQKLEKEGALEQIANVACLPGILKHSYAMPDVHWGYGFPIGGVAAFSMDDGIISPGGVGYDISCGVRVMLTFLDQDEVKPHIDELTAAIFTKVPCGVGSKGAIKIGESDLLDVLANGALWAVKKGYGTKEDLECIEESGRLPHANASYVSKKALERGKPQLGTLGSGNHFLEIQVIDEIYDENVARRFGLNLGQVTVMIHCGSRGLGHQVCDDYIKVMLRAMTKYGIKVPDRQLCCAPLKSQEAREYLGAMQAAANYALANREIIGHMVRDVFLRFFPKAELKLLYDVSHNMAHIEKHELDGIIMDVCVHRKGATRAFPPDHPSLPEKYRPVGQPVIIPGSMGTESYILVGTKRGMEECFASTCHGAGRVLSRKAAMKSEDADTVLKRLEQKGIKVMADQMGTIREEIPEAYKDVSRVVDVVEKAGISRKVARLRPLAVIKG; this comes from the coding sequence ATGGCGTTAAAACAGTTGGACCACGTCAGATGGTTGCTGGACAAGGATTTCAAGGCCGGGATGAGAGTTACAGGGTTGATATATGGTGACTCGTATATAATCCAGAAATTGGAAAAGGAAGGCGCCTTGGAGCAGATCGCAAATGTTGCCTGCTTGCCTGGCATATTGAAACACAGCTATGCAATGCCCGATGTCCATTGGGGGTACGGTTTTCCCATAGGCGGGGTTGCTGCCTTTTCCATGGATGATGGAATCATTTCGCCTGGAGGAGTAGGCTACGACATATCTTGTGGCGTTAGGGTAATGCTCACCTTCCTGGATCAGGACGAGGTGAAACCCCATATCGATGAGCTTACTGCGGCTATATTCACCAAGGTTCCATGCGGCGTAGGCTCTAAGGGTGCCATAAAGATAGGGGAATCTGATTTGCTTGATGTGCTTGCAAACGGTGCCCTTTGGGCAGTAAAGAAAGGATATGGAACTAAGGAAGACCTAGAATGCATCGAAGAGAGTGGCAGGCTCCCGCACGCTAACGCCTCTTACGTCTCCAAAAAAGCGCTTGAAAGGGGCAAGCCTCAACTTGGGACGTTGGGAAGTGGCAATCATTTCCTTGAGATACAAGTGATAGATGAGATTTACGACGAAAACGTAGCAAGGCGATTTGGTCTAAACCTAGGACAAGTTACCGTGATGATACACTGTGGAAGCCGCGGGTTGGGCCATCAGGTGTGTGATGACTATATCAAGGTCATGCTTAGGGCCATGACCAAGTACGGCATAAAGGTTCCGGATCGGCAACTGTGTTGCGCACCATTGAAGTCGCAAGAAGCACGTGAATATCTTGGGGCTATGCAGGCAGCGGCAAATTACGCGCTGGCAAACAGGGAGATTATCGGCCATATGGTAAGGGATGTATTCTTGAGGTTTTTCCCAAAGGCTGAGTTGAAGCTCCTTTATGACGTCAGTCACAATATGGCCCATATAGAAAAACACGAGCTGGACGGAATAATTATGGACGTATGCGTCCACAGGAAGGGCGCCACAAGGGCGTTTCCTCCCGATCATCCGTCGTTGCCCGAAAAGTATCGCCCTGTAGGTCAGCCCGTGATAATACCCGGGAGCATGGGCACAGAAAGCTACATTCTCGTGGGTACCAAACGGGGCATGGAGGAATGTTTTGCCTCGACCTGTCATGGCGCAGGAAGGGTCTTGAGCAGAAAGGCTGCGATGAAGTCCGAGGATGCGGATACGGTTTTAAAACGGCTTGAACAAAAGGGCATAAAGGTCATGGCCGACCAAATGGGCACAATCAGGGAAGAAATACCTGAGGCCTATAAGGACGTCTCTCGCGTGGTGGATGTCGTGGAGAAAGCAGGAATTAGCAGAAAAGTCGCACGTTTGCGCCCGCTGGCCGTCATCAAGGGGTAA
- a CDS encoding gamma-glutamyltransferase family protein translates to MTFNPYSHRYPSRRNLVFAKKGVVATGQPLAAEAGLEILKKGGNAVDAAVATAACLTVVEPASNGIGGDAFCMVCVDGRLYGLNSSGPAPQNISIEALKDKGYKEIPPVGWPPVTVPGIPAAWASLIRRFGKLPLSEVLKPAIRYASEGYPISPELAENWGRRFEWYKRVAKDEIFKHWFDTFAPRGRAPIPGELWKCEVMADTLREIGQTQAESFYRGTLAEKIVNFSRQTGGFFELSDLEAFKPEWVEPLHINYRGMEVWELPPNGQGLVALVALNILKNFEMTDKEDPRSYHLQIEAIKLAFADGLSLIGDPKYFKTPIEEMLSENYSRKRSSEIGERAKVYNPGVVPGSNTVYLATADEEGNMVSYIQSNYMGFGSGLVVPGTGIALHNRGHCFVMDPRHPNALAPGKRPYHTIIPGFLTRDGSPVGPFGIMGGYMQPQAHVQVLSNLLDFHLNPQEALDAPRWQWIKDNVVSVEYGTPENIAAALSRMGHDVKLELEHHSFGRGQIIWKTEHGSYCCATEPRTDGHIAVW, encoded by the coding sequence ATGACTTTTAACCCCTACTCCCATCGCTACCCCTCGAGGAGAAATTTGGTCTTCGCCAAAAAAGGAGTTGTAGCAACAGGACAACCTTTAGCTGCAGAGGCAGGACTTGAAATTTTAAAGAAAGGCGGCAACGCCGTCGATGCGGCTGTGGCCACTGCTGCATGTTTGACCGTCGTTGAGCCGGCCTCTAACGGCATAGGAGGAGATGCCTTTTGCATGGTCTGCGTCGACGGAAGACTTTACGGCCTCAATTCCAGCGGGCCTGCACCTCAAAACATCTCTATCGAGGCGCTGAAAGACAAGGGATACAAAGAGATTCCTCCTGTTGGTTGGCCGCCTGTGACCGTGCCGGGCATTCCGGCGGCATGGGCATCCCTAATAAGGCGTTTCGGCAAATTGCCCTTGAGCGAAGTGTTGAAGCCTGCCATTCGATATGCCTCCGAAGGTTATCCCATATCTCCCGAGCTTGCGGAAAATTGGGGAAGGCGCTTTGAGTGGTACAAGAGGGTCGCCAAAGACGAAATATTCAAGCATTGGTTTGATACATTTGCTCCAAGGGGACGTGCCCCAATCCCTGGAGAGCTATGGAAGTGTGAGGTCATGGCCGACACCTTACGGGAAATTGGACAGACTCAGGCGGAGTCATTCTATAGGGGTACGCTTGCGGAAAAAATAGTTAATTTCTCTAGGCAAACCGGGGGATTTTTTGAGCTAAGCGACCTTGAAGCTTTTAAGCCTGAATGGGTAGAGCCGTTGCACATCAACTATAGAGGAATGGAAGTATGGGAGCTCCCCCCCAATGGACAGGGGCTTGTGGCACTCGTTGCCCTTAATATACTCAAAAACTTCGAGATGACCGACAAAGAAGATCCAAGATCGTACCATCTTCAAATAGAAGCGATAAAATTGGCTTTTGCCGACGGTTTGTCACTCATTGGAGATCCCAAATACTTTAAGACGCCCATAGAGGAAATGCTTTCCGAGAACTACAGCAGAAAAAGAAGTTCTGAGATAGGCGAAAGGGCAAAAGTTTACAACCCTGGCGTCGTTCCTGGAAGCAACACGGTTTATCTGGCCACGGCAGACGAAGAGGGCAACATGGTATCCTACATCCAGAGCAACTACATGGGCTTCGGATCGGGGCTGGTGGTACCCGGGACAGGAATTGCCCTACACAACAGGGGCCATTGTTTCGTGATGGATCCGAGACACCCGAACGCCTTGGCGCCCGGCAAACGTCCTTATCATACGATCATTCCGGGATTCTTAACAAGGGACGGTTCACCCGTAGGTCCTTTCGGAATTATGGGAGGCTATATGCAACCCCAGGCTCACGTGCAAGTCCTGTCTAACTTGCTCGATTTTCATTTGAACCCGCAGGAGGCATTAGACGCCCCGCGCTGGCAGTGGATAAAGGACAACGTTGTCTCGGTGGAATACGGAACACCCGAAAACATCGCGGCGGCTTTATCTCGAATGGGGCATGACGTGAAGTTAGAGCTGGAACATCATTCCTTTGGTAGAGGGCAGATAATATGGAAGACGGAACATGGTTCGTACTGCTGTGCCACAGAACCTCGAACTGACGGACATATTGCTGTCTGGTAA
- a CDS encoding archease, protein MPWKELPHTADAGLEIEADSAEGLVLESAKALYSFMFGEFSDLKPDQEDTIKIESLDLLELFVSWLNELLYIYDVRERIFYPRDVSIDLQGMRLSVNGNLCIPPKPVRAIKAVTYGSAEITTKPTWRFRVYLDL, encoded by the coding sequence ATGCCTTGGAAGGAATTACCGCATACGGCTGATGCCGGGTTGGAGATAGAGGCCGACTCGGCTGAAGGATTAGTCTTGGAGTCGGCGAAGGCGTTGTATTCCTTTATGTTTGGCGAATTTTCCGACTTAAAGCCCGACCAGGAAGATACCATAAAGATCGAATCTTTAGATTTGCTGGAGCTTTTCGTTTCCTGGCTTAATGAACTTCTTTATATATACGACGTCAGGGAAAGAATATTTTATCCGAGAGACGTGAGCATAGACCTGCAAGGCATGAGGTTAAGCGTCAATGGAAATTTGTGTATTCCACCTAAACCGGTCAGGGCCATAAAGGCTGTTACATACGGTAGTGCAGAGATAACGACCAAGCCGACGTGGAGGTTTCGGGTATATCTCGACCTTTGA